The following DNA comes from Alienimonas californiensis.
GGTTATAAGGCACGACTTCGACCAGTTCGAAGCTCTTTTGCTGATCGCGGCGGCCGTACAGCGACCTCCCCTCCCCCTCCCCGACGGTCAGGGAACTGCGGAGTGTCGCCCGGTTCAGATCCCGGGTGGCGTCGGTGCAATAAATCGGCCCACCGAAGCCCTGCTTGACCAACAACGGCAGCCGGCCGTTGTGATCGGCGTGGGCGTGCGTGAGGAAGACGGCCCGCACCTCCTTCGGATCGAAGGGGAAGGATGCGTTCTCGTCCCGGTCGGGGGTGTCCGACATGAACAGGCCGCAGTCGATCAGATACAGCCCCCGCGACGTCTCCAACAGGTGGCAGGACCCGCTGACGCGGCCGACGGCGCCGTAGAAGGTCAGCGAGGGATTCCGCCGCCGGCGGACCGTCGCGTCCGCCGGTACGCCCGCCGAGAGCGCCGCGAGGCCGGCCGCCGACGCCGCGGCGAGAAACTGGCGGCGATTCGACACGAACGGACACCCCGCGGGAGAGACGGCGGCAAGCTCGCCGTCACCCTATCGCCGCCCCGTTCCACCGGCGAGGCGGCGGTCGATGAGGAATCGAAGAACCGTCGTCACTCTGACGACGCACGATACGGAAGAGAGACGGTTCAGTTGGCCGTCGGCACGACGAAATGCGTGAAGAACGGCCACGTTCCTACGGTTACGAAGTGTCGAGCCGGTTTTGGCACGCCAAATGCAAATCTGACACGTGCCGGCGACGCTCGAGGGTCGAGTCGCCGGGCCCGCGACGGACCCTCCCCCCTCTCACCACTCCGAGTTCCGATAGGATCGACCCGATGAACATTCTCAAGCCCACCGCCGCCGCCGCCATGCTGGCCGGGGCCTTCGCTTTTGGCGGCGCTCCGGAGACCGCCGAGGCCGGCGGCTTCTCCCTCCAAATCGGCCGCCCGGCCTACGGCAGCTACTACGGCGGCTACAACCGCGGGTACCGCAGTTTCAACCGAGGGTACTACGGCGGAAACCACTTCGGTCACGGCGGGTACTACGGCGGCGGATACGGCGGGACCAGTGTGTACCACGACACCTCGCACGTGGACGTGATTAACGGCCGTCCGGTGTACCACCAGTCCGGTCACTTTGACTACTACGGCCCCGGCCACTTCGGCGGTCACGGCGGCTTCGGCGGCCACAGCGGCCACGGCCATCACTGAGCGCCGACCGAACGGTCGAACGAAAAAAGCCCCGGCGTCTCCGTGACGCCGGGGCTTTTATCTTTGTGCGTCTCTTCCTTCCGCTGCGACGAGGACCGCCCCGTCAGCCGGCTTTGCGGACCTTGACGGCGGGTTCGTCGGCGGCAGCGCGGCCGTAGTTCTGCGGCACGTCGACGTTCCGCAGAAACTCCGCGGCCTCCTCCGGCGGAACTGGGTTGATATAGAACCCGCTGCCCCACTCGAATCCGGCGACCCGCGTCAGCCGCGGGAACACCTCCAGATGCCAGCGATAGTGCGGCAGTTCCGGCGTGTCGAACGGGGCCGTGTGCAACACGTAGTTGTACGGCGGGTCGTCCAGGGCCAGCTCGAGCTTCGACAGCGTGGTCTTCAACACCCGGGCCAGCGAGGCGATCTGGGCGTCGGAGCTCGTCTCGTAGTGACTGGCGTGGTGCTTGGGGATGATCCAGGTTTCAAAGGGGAACCGGGAGGCGAACGGGCAGACGGCGGCGTAGTCCGCGGTCTCCAGCACGACCCGCTCCCGGGAGTCCAGCTCCTGATCCAGCATGTCCTGATAGACGCACCGGCCGCGGTAGTTATAGAACTCCAGGGCGCCGGTCATCTCCTCCCACACGCTGATCGGCACCACGCTGGTGACGATGAGTTGGCTGTGGGCGTGCTCCAGGCTGGCGCCGGCCAGGGCCCCCTTGTTCTTGAAGATCAGGGCGTGCACCAGCCGCACGTCCCGTTTGAGGTCCAGCAGGCGGTCCTTGTAGGCGCCGAGCACCTCGCGGACGTTGTCGACCGGCAGGCGGGCGAGGCTTTCCTCGTAGTGCGGGCACTCAATGACGACCTCGTGGGCGCCGACGCCGGTCATCGTGTCGTACAGGCCCACGCCCCGCTTCTTTAATTCCTCGTCGGTCCGCAGTGCGGGGAACTTGTTCGGCACGACCCGCACCCGCCAGCCGGGGCCGTTGGGGGCGCTGTCGGAGGAGCGGAACGCCAGAATTTCCGGCGGGGTCAGGCCCTCGTTCCCCTCGGCGAAGGGGTCGAGGCGGTCGGAGGCGAGGCGGAACACCGGCTCGTGATGCACCGGCCGCTTGGCGCGGTCCGGGGCGATGATGACCCACCGGCCGGTCACGGGGTCCTTGCGCAGGTCGCTCATAGTCTTAACGCGGTTTGTAGGAAGGCGGGAGGGGCGAGGCGGACGGCGTAAGTCAGGAGCGACGGGGGGCGAAGCGCCGACGCCTTGCGCCTCGCCCCCGGTATGCTTACCTCACGCCTGCCAGCGTTCGCGTTCGAAATCGGCGTTGGGGCACTCCAAACGGATGCTGCCCTCGCGGGGGGCGCGGTCCTCGCTGGATTCGCCGCGGACCGCCTCCACCGCGAAATGCACCGGGTCGCCCGGCTCCACGCCGAGGTCCGCCAGCGGCACGGTCAACTCGAAGATCCGGTCCAGCCCGACCCGCGGGTCGGCGCTCTTCACCGCTTTGCCCCCGCGGATCACCTTGGCGACGGGCGTGCCGTCGCCGAGGTCAGTGACGCGAATCTCCACGCCCTCCGGGTCCTGGAACCGCACCCGCAGGGCGTCCAGACCGGCGAGGTCGTCGGCGGCGCGGTCGTTCGTGTCCACCCGCAGGCAGAAGCGGCCTCCGCCGTCCTCCACCGTGCCGGGGGTCAGGTCGAAGCCGAACAGCGCCTCCTGAATCAGCCCGTCCGTGACGATGGCCATCGTGCCGCGGTCGTTGCCGGGGGCGTACTTGCCGGCGCTGACCCACTCGAAATAGGTGGGTCGCCCGTTGGGGGTGGCGCTGACGAAGCCGGTGGGCAGCGTGTGCGTCTGCTTGGGCTCCGCGTTCGTGATGGGCACGTCGAGGTTCGCCGGCGGATCGCCGCCGAGCAGCTTATAGACGTTCCGCAGGTGCCGGCGGAACAGGTCGTCGAACAGGTCGTCCTGCCCGCTGCTGCGGTCGTCGCCGTACCACCAGAACCAGTCGGAACCCTCGGCGATATACAGTTCCTCCCAGGCCTTCTTCACCGCCTCGGGGTCGGCGTCCTCGGCCTCCGCGGCCTTGAGGTATTCGCGGGTTTCGTGCAGGCGGTCCCAGCCGTCGCGGTCCTCCTTGTGGCCGATCCAGATATAGAAGTCGTGATTAATCCACGACCCGGCGAACAGCCGGTCGACGCGGTCGGTCGGCGGGTTTTCCTTGATATGGTCGGAGACCCGGACCGGGTTGATGGTCGAGTGGGCGACGCATTCCCGGTAGAGCGTCCGCAGGAAGCCGACGCCGCCGTCCGGGTAATATTCCCAGCAGTTCTCGCCGTCGAGGACAACCGGCACCAGCGCCGGCCGGCCGCCGTTGGCCTCTTCGACCGCCCGGCGGATGCCGTCCACCTTGCCCAGCAGGTCGTGGGCGGCGGCGTGGGGGTCCATCCGCTGATAATTAAATCCGATGCCGTCGCTCATCGCGTGATCGCGGAAGACGGCCCGCAAGGGTTCGCCGTTCGGCAGCGTGGCGTTGAGGTCCCAGGGGCGGAACAGCTTGTCGGGGTTCTTGAGATGCCCCCGGCCGTCGCGGCTGACCAGCCCGTTGGTGCTGTGGGCGAGGATCTCCTCGTCCGTGGCGATCCAGGGCACGCCGGCGGCGGCGATCTCCGCCAGAATCGCCTGCGACACGCTACCCTCGCTGGGCCACATGCCGGCCGGCGGGGCGCCGAACTGCTCCGTGTGATATTCCACGCCGCGGCGGATCTGCTCCCGGGCGTCCTCCTCGTACCGCTCCAGATATTGCGGCAGCGGACAGCCGGGCATCGCCTCGTGGGCGCTCTCCTTATTCCATAGCAGCGGCAGAATCGGGTGGTACATCGGCGTGGTGGTCAGGTCCACCTGCCCGCCCTCGGACAGCTCCTTATGGATCGGGATCACCTCCGCGACCAACTCCCGCTGCCGCTTGAAGAACCATTCCTTCTCGGACTCCGTCCAGTGACGGCCCTTCTCGCGGAACTCGCGGAGGTCGTCGTCCCGTTCAAAAACGAGTTCGTGCACCCAGGTGAGGTTGCTCCAGATCTGGAGGTCGCGCACGTCCCGCTCGGTGAAGCGGCGGGCGGCGTCCTCGGCGCTGCTGCGGCCGAACCCGCGGAGCTCGTGCAGCTCCCGGTAGCGGGCGTGGGGACGCACCATCGTCTCCGCGTTTGCCATGAAGAAGTTGTCCATCAGGTACGCCGCGTCGCCGGCGCCCAGCCCGTCGGCCGGCATCTTCGAGACGTCCAGGTGGCGGTCGCTGCGACCCTCGACGTACTGGTTAATTTGAACCAGCAGGCTCGGCACGAGGTTGATCGCGCAACGGAACTCCGGCACCTCTTTAATGTGCAGAGCCATCCCCAGATAGTCCTTGGTGCAGTGCAGGCGAACCCAGGGCATGGGGTTCTCGCGGGCGACGTCGTCCGGGTAATACGGCTGGTGCTGATGCCAGACGAACGCCAGTTGCGCGGGAGCCGTCATCGTGAGAGGGGGGTCTAAACGCGGCGGGGACGTGGGGGACGACGGACGTATCGCGGCCGGGCCGCGGGAAGGCGGGTCGGACTCGAACGACTCAGGCGACGGCGTGACGCGCGGCGGCGGAGCGGTAGAGCTGAACGTACTCGGCGGCGGAGGCGTCCCAGGAGTGGTCGGCGGCCATCCCGGTTTGAACGAGCTGTGCCCAGACGTCCGGCGTTTTGCGGTAGCAGTCCACCGCCCGGCGGACGGTCTCCGCCAACGCCGTGGGGACCGGCTGGTCGAACACGAAGCCGTTGGCGGCGCCGCTTTTCAGGTTCTCCGGGGAGGCGTCGACGACGGTGTCGGCCAGCCCGCCGACGGCGTGCACGACCGGGACCGTGCCGTAGGCCAGCGAATACATCTGGTTCAGCCCGCAGGGTTCGTACAGGCTGGGCATCAGGTAGGCGTCGCAGCCGGCCTCGATGCGGTGGGCCAGGCCGTTGTCGAAGCCGACGAAGCCGGCCACCTGCCCCGGATACTGGTTCGACAGGTGCCGCACGAAGCCTTCGTAGCGAGGATCGCCGGTGCCGAGGAACGCGAACTGGGCGCCGGTCGCCATCAACTCCTCGGCGCAGCCGGCGATCAGGTCGAACCCCTTCTGATCGGTCATGCGGGAGATCATGCCGAACAGCGGCGAGCCCGGCTCGCCCGACTCGGGGACTTCCAGCTTCAGTTCGTTTCGCAGGGCCTCCTTGCAGGCGGCCTTCCCCTCCGCGACGTTCGCGGCGGTGTAGTTCATGGCGAGGTACGGATCGGCCGCCGGGCTCCACTCCGCCGGATCCACGCCGTTGAGCACGCCGGACAGATCGGCGCCGCGATTAATCAGCGCCCCCTCCAAGCCGTAGCCCAGCGCGTCGGTCCGGATCTCTTCGGCGTAGGTGGGCGAGACGGTGGTCACTTTATCCGCCGCGACGATGCCCGCTTTGAGCAGGTTGAGCCGGCCGTGGTGCTCCAACTGGGTGTAGTGGAAGCGCTCCCAGTTCAGGCCGGTCCGCCGCATGTCCCAGTGGGGGAAACTGCCCTGGAAGGCGAGGTTGTGAATCGTGAAGACGCTGCCGGTCTCCTCGAAGCCGGGCGTGCCGAGGTAGTCGTCGGCGAGCATCGCGGGGACCAGCCCGGTCTGCCAGTCGTTGGCGTGCACGCACTGCGGCCGCAGGGCGAGGACCTTGGCCAGTTCGAGGGCGGCCCGGCTGAAGAAGATGAAGCGCTCCGCGTTGTCCTCGTAATCGCCGGCCGGGTCGCCGTAGAGGCCGGGGCGGTCGAAGTAGTCCGGCTGATCGACGAACAGCACGCGGACCTCCCGGCGTTCGCCGTCCGGGCCGGGGGCCGGCAGGACGTCCCACCCGCTGCCGGCCTTCACCGTGCGATCGCCCAGCCGCACCGACAGCTTGGGGCCGTCGAGGCTCCGCGGCGGCCGGCGGTTCTTCGTCTGCACCTGAACGTGGTGCGGCAACACGAGGGAGACGTCGTGTCCCGCGGCGGCCAGGGCCTTGGCCAACGCGGTGGAGACGTCCGCCAATCCGCCGGTTTTGCTGTACGGAACGGCCTCGCTGCTGATGAGGAGGAGGCGCATCGGACGGACGGTCTCGGCAGGCGGGGGGGGAGCGGCCCCCGTCCGCGGCGGGCGGCGGGACCGGCAAGCCTAGCCCAAAGCACGCGACTTGTCAGCGAATCGCCCCGTCGCCGCTCCGCGGCGAACCGTCGCCGGGCGATCCCCCCGGATGCGGGCGGGCGCCTCCCCCGTGTCGTTCGGTCGCACCCCGGCGACACCCTAGGGGCCTCGCACGCTGCCGTTTCGGTCCCCTCCCTTCTTTCCCCCGTCCGCCCCGCTCCCGTGTACAAGTTCGCCTCGGCGTTCGGCCTGTTCGCCAGCTTCTTTCTGTTCGGAGGCGTGTGGATGGGGCTGATTTCGGTCATCCCGCAGGGGATGCCGCGAGACGCCGCCACCTGCGGCATCGGCCTGCTGTTCAGCGGAACGTTCCTCTATCTGCTGCTCTCCCGGTTGCGGAACCTTTACGCCGGCCGGGGGCGGTTCTGGGTCGAGGCGGCGATGGCCGCGGCGAACCTCGCCCTGCTGCTGGCCGCC
Coding sequences within:
- the galT gene encoding galactose-1-phosphate uridylyltransferase encodes the protein MSDLRKDPVTGRWVIIAPDRAKRPVHHEPVFRLASDRLDPFAEGNEGLTPPEILAFRSSDSAPNGPGWRVRVVPNKFPALRTDEELKKRGVGLYDTMTGVGAHEVVIECPHYEESLARLPVDNVREVLGAYKDRLLDLKRDVRLVHALIFKNKGALAGASLEHAHSQLIVTSVVPISVWEEMTGALEFYNYRGRCVYQDMLDQELDSRERVVLETADYAAVCPFASRFPFETWIIPKHHASHYETSSDAQIASLARVLKTTLSKLELALDDPPYNYVLHTAPFDTPELPHYRWHLEVFPRLTRVAGFEWGSGFYINPVPPEEAAEFLRNVDVPQNYGRAAADEPAVKVRKAG
- a CDS encoding glycoside hydrolase family 57 protein, whose translation is MTAPAQLAFVWHQHQPYYPDDVARENPMPWVRLHCTKDYLGMALHIKEVPEFRCAINLVPSLLVQINQYVEGRSDRHLDVSKMPADGLGAGDAAYLMDNFFMANAETMVRPHARYRELHELRGFGRSSAEDAARRFTERDVRDLQIWSNLTWVHELVFERDDDLREFREKGRHWTESEKEWFFKRQRELVAEVIPIHKELSEGGQVDLTTTPMYHPILPLLWNKESAHEAMPGCPLPQYLERYEEDAREQIRRGVEYHTEQFGAPPAGMWPSEGSVSQAILAEIAAAGVPWIATDEEILAHSTNGLVSRDGRGHLKNPDKLFRPWDLNATLPNGEPLRAVFRDHAMSDGIGFNYQRMDPHAAAHDLLGKVDGIRRAVEEANGGRPALVPVVLDGENCWEYYPDGGVGFLRTLYRECVAHSTINPVRVSDHIKENPPTDRVDRLFAGSWINHDFYIWIGHKEDRDGWDRLHETREYLKAAEAEDADPEAVKKAWEELYIAEGSDWFWWYGDDRSSGQDDLFDDLFRRHLRNVYKLLGGDPPANLDVPITNAEPKQTHTLPTGFVSATPNGRPTYFEWVSAGKYAPGNDRGTMAIVTDGLIQEALFGFDLTPGTVEDGGGRFCLRVDTNDRAADDLAGLDALRVRFQDPEGVEIRVTDLGDGTPVAKVIRGGKAVKSADPRVGLDRIFELTVPLADLGVEPGDPVHFAVEAVRGESSEDRAPREGSIRLECPNADFERERWQA
- the glgA gene encoding glycogen synthase GlgA, which produces MRLLLISSEAVPYSKTGGLADVSTALAKALAAAGHDVSLVLPHHVQVQTKNRRPPRSLDGPKLSVRLGDRTVKAGSGWDVLPAPGPDGERREVRVLFVDQPDYFDRPGLYGDPAGDYEDNAERFIFFSRAALELAKVLALRPQCVHANDWQTGLVPAMLADDYLGTPGFEETGSVFTIHNLAFQGSFPHWDMRRTGLNWERFHYTQLEHHGRLNLLKAGIVAADKVTTVSPTYAEEIRTDALGYGLEGALINRGADLSGVLNGVDPAEWSPAADPYLAMNYTAANVAEGKAACKEALRNELKLEVPESGEPGSPLFGMISRMTDQKGFDLIAGCAEELMATGAQFAFLGTGDPRYEGFVRHLSNQYPGQVAGFVGFDNGLAHRIEAGCDAYLMPSLYEPCGLNQMYSLAYGTVPVVHAVGGLADTVVDASPENLKSGAANGFVFDQPVPTALAETVRRAVDCYRKTPDVWAQLVQTGMAADHSWDASAAEYVQLYRSAAARHAVA